In Pseudomonas lalkuanensis, the following are encoded in one genomic region:
- a CDS encoding glutamine synthetase family protein — translation MTTPAEQLEQRLKQQKITEVECLVSDLTGIARGKISPTNKFLGEGGMRLPESVLLQTVTGDFVDDDVYYDLLDEADIDMFCRPDPDAIFLVPWALEPTAMVFHDTFDRYGNPIELSPRNVLKRVLKLYADKGWRPVVAPEMEFYLTKRSSDPDFPLEAPVGRSGRPESGRQSFSIDATNEFDPLFEDVYDWCEAQGLDLDTLIHEDGPAQMEINFRHGDALSLADQITVFKRTMREAALKHDVSATFMAKPITDEPGSAMHIHQSVLDVATGKNIFANADGSKSELFLHFIGGLQKYIPKVLPMFAPNVNSFRRFLPDTSAPVNVEWGEENRTVGLRVPPSSPEAMRVENRLPGADANPYLALAASLLCGYLGMVEKVAPSTPVQGRGYERRNLRLPITIEDALAQMEDCDVLGEYLGRKFVQGYVAVKRTEHENYKRVISSWEREFLLLSV, via the coding sequence ATGACCACCCCCGCCGAGCAACTGGAGCAACGGCTGAAACAACAAAAAATCACCGAAGTCGAATGCCTGGTCAGCGACCTGACCGGCATCGCCCGCGGGAAGATTTCCCCAACCAACAAGTTCCTCGGCGAAGGCGGCATGCGACTCCCGGAAAGCGTCCTGCTGCAAACGGTCACCGGCGATTTCGTCGACGACGACGTCTACTACGACCTGCTGGACGAAGCCGACATCGACATGTTCTGCCGCCCCGACCCCGACGCGATCTTCCTCGTGCCCTGGGCGCTGGAACCGACCGCCATGGTCTTCCACGACACTTTCGACAGGTACGGCAATCCGATCGAGCTGTCGCCGCGCAACGTGCTCAAGCGCGTCCTGAAACTGTATGCGGACAAGGGTTGGAGGCCGGTCGTGGCGCCGGAGATGGAGTTCTACCTGACCAAGCGCAGCAGCGACCCGGACTTCCCCCTCGAAGCTCCCGTGGGCCGATCGGGACGCCCGGAGAGCGGTCGCCAGAGTTTCTCCATCGATGCCACCAACGAGTTCGACCCGCTGTTCGAGGATGTCTACGACTGGTGCGAAGCGCAGGGGCTGGACCTGGACACGCTGATCCATGAGGACGGCCCGGCGCAGATGGAGATCAACTTCCGTCACGGCGACGCACTGAGCCTGGCCGACCAGATCACCGTGTTCAAGCGCACCATGCGCGAGGCCGCACTCAAGCATGACGTGAGCGCGACCTTCATGGCCAAGCCCATCACCGATGAACCGGGCAGTGCGATGCACATTCACCAGAGCGTCCTGGATGTCGCCACCGGCAAGAACATCTTCGCCAACGCGGATGGCTCCAAGAGCGAACTGTTCCTCCACTTCATCGGCGGCCTGCAGAAGTACATTCCGAAGGTGCTGCCGATGTTCGCGCCGAACGTGAACTCCTTCCGTCGCTTCCTGCCGGACACCTCGGCTCCGGTGAACGTCGAGTGGGGAGAGGAAAACCGCACCGTGGGGCTGCGTGTTCCGCCCTCCTCGCCCGAGGCGATGCGGGTGGAGAACCGCCTGCCCGGCGCAGACGCCAACCCCTACCTCGCGCTGGCCGCCAGCCTGCTCTGCGGGTACCTGGGCATGGTCGAGAAGGTTGCCCCCAGCACCCCGGTGCAAGGGCGTGGCTACGAGCGACGCAACCTGCGCCTGCCGATCACCATCGAGGACGCGCTGGCCCAGATGGAGGACTGCGACGTGCTCGGGGAGTACCTGGGCCGCAAGTTCGTGCAGGGCTACGTTGCCGTGAAGCGCACCGAACACGAGAACTACAAGCGGGTGATCAGTTCCTGGGAACGCGAGTTCCTGCTGCTGAGCGTCTAG
- a CDS encoding malate dehydrogenase, with amino-acid sequence MNKLSIVGVGMVGEAAAQIIAREEFCRELMMIDVQGELAQGKALDVWQAAVESGSDTRVQGGSNAELLQDSDLVVITAGVPRKPGQSRQDVLSINLPILDGIMRDINHHAPAATVLVVSNPVDVLTYRAWSLSGLGRDKVFGQAGVLDTARMKCFIAEETGFSARDITALVLGGHGDSMVPLMRYCAVGSVPLSHFLSSQQIERIVERTRQGGGEILGLKKLGSACDAPGVAIAQMVDAIANGRNRILPTVAILEGEYGRTGIAMGVPCVLAEEGLVRVIELPLDAQEQAMFDHSADQVARDIAEMNAL; translated from the coding sequence GTGAACAAGCTATCAATTGTGGGTGTCGGCATGGTGGGTGAGGCGGCGGCTCAGATCATCGCCCGGGAAGAGTTCTGTCGTGAGCTGATGATGATTGATGTGCAGGGTGAATTGGCACAGGGCAAGGCGCTGGATGTCTGGCAGGCGGCAGTTGAGTCAGGTTCTGACACCCGGGTTCAGGGCGGGTCCAATGCCGAATTGCTCCAGGATTCCGACCTGGTGGTGATTACGGCAGGTGTGCCCCGCAAGCCTGGTCAGTCGCGTCAGGATGTATTGAGCATCAATCTGCCAATTCTCGACGGCATCATGCGGGACATTAATCATCATGCTCCGGCAGCGACGGTGTTGGTGGTGTCGAACCCGGTCGATGTGCTGACCTATCGGGCCTGGTCCCTCAGTGGACTGGGACGCGACAAGGTGTTCGGGCAGGCGGGGGTGCTGGATACAGCGCGCATGAAGTGTTTCATTGCCGAGGAGACAGGGTTTTCTGCTCGGGATATCACGGCGCTGGTGCTGGGAGGGCATGGCGATAGCATGGTGCCGCTGATGCGCTACTGTGCGGTCGGTTCGGTGCCGCTGTCTCACTTCCTGTCCAGTCAGCAGATTGAGCGGATTGTGGAGCGCACACGTCAGGGTGGCGGCGAGATTCTGGGCTTGAAGAAGCTGGGGAGCGCCTGCGATGCGCCGGGCGTGGCAATCGCACAGATGGTGGATGCTATCGCCAATGGGCGAAACCGCATTTTGCCGACGGTCGCGATTCTCGAGGGCGAGTACGGGCGAACAGGTATTGCCATGGGCGTCCCCTGTGTGCTGGCAGAGGAGGGGCTTGTGCGGGTGATCGAGTTGCCTCTGGATGCGCAGGAGCAGGCGATGTTCGACCACTCTGCAGATCAGGTGGCACGTGATATTGCTGAAATGAATGCTTTGTGA
- a CDS encoding S1 family peptidase — protein MSVIEPLLLSTVRICTYAGPRLLTNASGFFFARDERLFLVTSRHVMVDASGRHFPDRLEIELHTDRHNMARSCGFSVPLYRDGKSLWRQGRDTAGGVDVALIELERAALPSAVVYHAFTPGHLQAPSDLIEVGTALLVVGFPLGFHDHLHHMPVVRHAIVASSFGLRFQGQGYFLTDARTHRGTSGAPVVMRMPNDCRNSVDLPWILLGVHSARLDLGNRDLVQDEALGLNCTWYADILMTLSAD, from the coding sequence ATGTCGGTAATCGAGCCACTGCTGCTGAGCACCGTGCGCATTTGTACCTATGCAGGGCCACGCCTGCTGACCAATGCCAGCGGTTTCTTTTTCGCGCGTGACGAGCGCCTGTTCCTGGTCACCAGCCGGCATGTGATGGTGGATGCGTCGGGCCGGCATTTCCCTGATCGGCTCGAAATCGAGCTGCACACCGATCGGCACAACATGGCGCGTTCCTGTGGTTTTTCCGTGCCGCTGTATCGTGACGGCAAGAGCCTATGGCGCCAAGGGCGGGATACGGCGGGTGGCGTCGACGTCGCGCTGATCGAACTGGAGCGTGCGGCATTGCCGAGTGCGGTGGTTTACCACGCTTTCACACCAGGGCACCTGCAGGCTCCCAGCGACCTGATCGAGGTCGGCACCGCCCTGTTGGTGGTGGGATTTCCCCTGGGTTTCCACGACCACCTGCATCACATGCCGGTGGTGCGGCATGCCATTGTTGCCTCTTCGTTCGGCCTGCGTTTCCAGGGGCAGGGCTATTTCCTCACCGACGCGCGCACGCACCGCGGCACAAGCGGCGCGCCGGTGGTGATGCGGATGCCGAATGATTGCAGGAACTCGGTGGATCTGCCCTGGATCTTGCTCGGCGTCCATTCGGCGCGCCTCGATCTGGGTAATCGCGACCTTGTGCAAGACGAAGCGCTGGGACTCAATTGCACCTGGTACGCCGACATCCTCATGACCCTGAGTGCGGACTGA
- a CDS encoding lmo0937 family membrane protein: MFETLVIVLLASWALGVVTSYYLGGLIHVLLFLAIALVVFRNRRGRRA, encoded by the coding sequence ATGTTCGAAACTCTCGTGATCGTATTGCTGGCCTCGTGGGCATTGGGAGTGGTCACGTCCTATTACCTGGGCGGGCTCATCCATGTCCTCCTGTTCCTGGCGATTGCGCTGGTCGTTTTCCGAAACAGGCGGGGGCGGCGCGCGTGA
- a CDS encoding PRC-barrel domain-containing protein, which yields MTRPVNDAKNEDHEVGLATRRGPELMATDGLIGKDVYNLDGDDLGVIREIMLDIRSGRVLYAVLFCTTFFSLGERLYAVPWRALTLDTRLGRFMLDVERSRLKEAPGFDKNHWPDMADQRWQREVNRFYGSTGWA from the coding sequence ATGACCCGTCCTGTAAACGACGCCAAAAACGAAGACCATGAAGTCGGGCTGGCGACTCGAAGAGGACCTGAACTCATGGCCACGGACGGACTCATCGGTAAAGATGTCTATAACCTCGACGGCGATGACCTCGGGGTAATCAGGGAAATCATGCTGGATATACGCAGCGGCCGAGTCCTCTACGCAGTGCTGTTCTGCACGACGTTCTTCAGCCTTGGCGAAAGGCTCTATGCCGTACCCTGGAGAGCGTTGACGCTGGATACCAGGCTCGGGCGCTTCATGCTCGATGTTGAAAGGAGTCGACTGAAGGAGGCACCGGGGTTCGACAAGAACCACTGGCCCGACATGGCCGACCAGCGCTGGCAAAGGGAGGTCAATCGTTTTTATGGCAGCACCGGTTGGGCGTGA
- a CDS encoding CsbD family protein: MNKVQFKEKVDQWACQLKHAADRLFGSQRPEKEGKAQQAAGDIQAGIGDLKDDNRKEP, translated from the coding sequence ATGAACAAAGTCCAGTTCAAGGAAAAGGTCGATCAGTGGGCCTGTCAGCTCAAACATGCTGCGGACAGGCTTTTCGGCAGCCAACGACCGGAAAAAGAAGGTAAGGCACAACAGGCCGCTGGAGACATCCAGGCGGGAATTGGAGACCTGAAGGACGACAACAGGAAAGAGCCTTGA
- a CDS encoding DUF3509 domain-containing protein encodes MNLTSVLLSDAFPGYAVSLTSRPDRRVLMTLMRLEACAISKVIDAEALSNPAMAAKVIWQVKRDLKLKEGGLKWHTPDDHWISLELPTYHDNPLWQRVIKTRTGRRHSRLI; translated from the coding sequence ATGAATCTCACTTCAGTTCTTTTATCGGATGCTTTCCCAGGCTACGCGGTGTCGTTGACGTCACGCCCCGACAGGAGGGTGCTGATGACGCTAATGCGATTGGAAGCATGCGCCATTAGCAAGGTCATCGATGCCGAGGCACTGTCCAACCCGGCGATGGCCGCGAAGGTGATCTGGCAGGTCAAGCGCGACCTGAAACTGAAGGAAGGTGGCCTGAAATGGCACACGCCGGATGATCATTGGATCAGCCTTGAACTACCCACCTACCACGATAACCCCCTGTGGCAGCGTGTGATCAAGACCCGTACGGGACGACGCCACAGCAGGCTCATCTGA
- a CDS encoding BON domain-containing protein, whose translation MHAQFRKLILAVSIAVALGKVTAAELQSYTDTRQETQVWTTYALSPDLRANDLKVLVRNGKATLSGTVADEVHKELATDIALAVSGVDSVDNQIVVKSDYVPPEPKPGRDRSYGTMVDDAVITAAIRSKLRWSKQANGMTTSVRTRSGRVTLTGNADSQADKEIAGRLASNTDGVLVVDNQLVVDALKPAPVEGAKGAMEQARDDVADSWITTRVKSTLMSSNNISGSAISVSTNGGIVTLSGLVASGVERDLAIELAQNVRGVKSVRSSELRY comes from the coding sequence ATGCACGCACAATTCCGCAAGCTGATCCTCGCAGTCAGCATCGCCGTGGCGCTGGGCAAGGTGACCGCCGCGGAGTTGCAGAGCTACACCGACACTCGCCAGGAAACCCAGGTCTGGACGACTTATGCATTGAGTCCCGATCTGCGGGCCAACGATCTCAAGGTATTGGTAAGAAACGGAAAGGCCACCCTGAGCGGCACCGTCGCGGATGAGGTCCACAAGGAACTGGCCACAGACATCGCGCTGGCTGTCAGCGGAGTCGACTCGGTGGACAACCAGATAGTGGTCAAGTCCGACTACGTCCCGCCGGAGCCGAAGCCGGGTAGGGACCGGAGCTACGGGACCATGGTCGACGATGCCGTGATCACCGCCGCGATCAGGTCGAAGCTGCGGTGGAGCAAACAGGCCAATGGCATGACCACGAGCGTCAGGACCCGCTCGGGCAGGGTAACGCTGACCGGCAATGCCGATAGCCAGGCGGACAAGGAGATTGCGGGTCGCCTGGCCTCGAACACCGACGGTGTGTTGGTGGTGGACAATCAACTCGTGGTCGATGCCTTGAAGCCGGCGCCTGTCGAGGGCGCCAAGGGTGCCATGGAGCAGGCGCGGGATGATGTCGCCGATAGCTGGATCACGACCAGGGTGAAGTCCACTTTAATGTCGTCGAACAACATCAGCGGTTCCGCTATCTCTGTGAGCACCAACGGCGGCATCGTTACCCTGAGTGGTCTCGTCGCCAGTGGTGTCGAGCGAGACTTGGCGATCGAACTGGCGCAGAACGTGCGTGGTGTGAAGAGCGTCCGCTCAAGCGAACTTCGCTATTGA
- a CDS encoding Crp/Fnr family transcriptional regulator yields MPDTPSPLHNYLLAALPEEVQQRLIPQLELVPMPLGKVLYESGDTLRHVYFPTDSIVSLLYVMENGASAEISVVGNEGLIGLAVFMGGESTPSRAIVQSAGHAYRLQGVRLTAEVNRHGELLQLLLRYTQALITQMAQTAVCNRHHSIDQQLCRWLLLSLDRLPGNHLKMTQELIANMLGVRREGVTDAAGKLQKLGVIEYNRGHITVLDRPRLEELSCECYAVVKKETDRLLPYAASIRR; encoded by the coding sequence ATGCCCGATACGCCCTCGCCCTTGCATAATTACTTGCTGGCCGCCTTGCCCGAGGAGGTCCAGCAGCGCCTGATCCCGCAGCTCGAACTGGTGCCGATGCCCCTTGGCAAGGTTCTGTACGAGTCGGGGGACACCTTGCGACACGTCTATTTCCCCACCGACTCAATCGTTTCCCTGCTCTATGTGATGGAGAACGGCGCTTCGGCGGAAATCTCGGTGGTCGGTAATGAAGGGCTTATCGGCCTGGCAGTGTTCATGGGCGGCGAAAGTACACCCAGCCGAGCCATAGTACAGAGCGCCGGCCACGCCTACCGGTTGCAAGGGGTGCGGTTGACCGCCGAGGTCAATCGCCATGGTGAACTGCTGCAGCTGTTGCTGCGTTATACCCAGGCGCTGATCACGCAGATGGCGCAAACCGCGGTTTGCAACCGGCACCATTCGATCGACCAGCAGTTGTGTCGTTGGCTGTTGCTGTCGCTGGATCGCCTGCCGGGCAACCATCTGAAAATGACCCAGGAGCTGATTGCCAACATGCTCGGAGTACGCCGTGAGGGGGTCACCGATGCCGCTGGCAAATTGCAGAAGCTCGGCGTGATCGAATACAACCGCGGACACATTACGGTGCTTGACCGTCCCAGGCTCGAGGAGCTGAGTTGCGAGTGCTATGCCGTGGTCAAGAAGGAGACGGACCGTCTTCTGCCCTATGCGGCGTCGATCAGGCGCTAG
- a CDS encoding CsbD family protein: MSRVLADIIKSKWRELVGTARIVWDELTVAELISSEGDAQKLANLIQERYEMTHEEAEKQVISFFERSRTL, from the coding sequence ATGAGCAGAGTGCTTGCAGACATTATCAAGAGCAAATGGCGAGAGCTGGTGGGTACCGCCAGGATCGTCTGGGATGAACTGACCGTAGCCGAACTGATCAGCTCTGAAGGAGATGCGCAGAAGCTGGCGAACCTGATCCAGGAACGCTACGAGATGACCCATGAGGAGGCTGAAAAACAAGTCATCAGCTTTTTCGAAAGAAGCCGCACCCTGTAA
- a CDS encoding serine hydrolase, protein MSNRLEASRLRYAPGTQWRYSTVGYLVVARLPERLTGLSLPEALTEPVLAPLAVPHVSRTQKKARHKGGPQAVQLKTQ, encoded by the coding sequence ATGTCGAATCGGCTAGAGGCCTCCAGATTGCGTTATGCGCCCGGAACCCAATGGCGATATTCCACTGTTGGTTACCTGGTCGTGGCGCGACTTCCTGAGCGCCTGACCGGCCTTTCGCTGCCGGAGGCGTTGACGGAACCTGTCTTGGCGCCCCTCGCCGTGCCGCATGTTTCGCGCACGCAAAAAAAAGCCCGCCACAAAGGCGGGCCACAAGCCGTCCAGCTTAAAACTCAGTAG
- a CDS encoding cytochrome C: protein MRYLLIAGLMCAMAAPLAMARAIPDPNQKHAPGNEAPQKPISQAGYSTPVNYQLQCAGCHLGDGTGSRANDTPKMKGFVGNFLKVEGGREFLVRVPGMSQSALNNAQLADLINWMMRKDGIAGSSAPDDYKPYTEEEVAKIRSVTLLNLPDTRAGLIKQMREKGITIDDGMDDAY from the coding sequence ATGCGTTACCTGCTGATTGCCGGACTGATGTGCGCCATGGCGGCCCCGCTGGCCATGGCCCGCGCCATTCCGGACCCGAACCAGAAGCACGCTCCGGGCAACGAAGCGCCGCAAAAGCCCATCTCGCAGGCTGGCTACAGCACCCCGGTGAACTACCAGCTGCAATGCGCTGGCTGCCACCTGGGCGACGGTACCGGCTCCAGGGCCAACGACACGCCGAAGATGAAAGGCTTCGTCGGCAACTTCCTCAAGGTGGAAGGCGGTCGTGAGTTCCTCGTGCGCGTGCCGGGCATGTCCCAGTCGGCGCTGAACAACGCCCAGCTGGCCGACCTGATCAACTGGATGATGCGCAAGGACGGTATTGCCGGCAGCAGCGCGCCGGACGACTACAAGCCCTACACCGAGGAAGAAGTCGCCAAGATCCGCAGCGTCACCCTGCTCAACCTGCCGGACACCCGCGCCGGCCTGATCAAGCAGATGCGCGAAAAAGGCATCACCATCGACGATGGAATGGACGACGCCTACTGA
- a CDS encoding methylamine dehydrogenase light chain, whose translation MKLLDRLFERSTRHVADTTSRRNFLGRIGSLMVAGAALPVLLPIDRTGKALAAEAPKAGDPGDPNSCDYWRYCSVDGFLCSCCGGSVTSCPPGTEASQVTWIGTCRNPADNKDYIISYNDCCGKHSCAQCACTRNDSEEPAYRPFNNNDVNWCLAAKSHIYHCTVSIIRGVAI comes from the coding sequence ATGAAACTGCTAGACCGTCTGTTCGAACGCTCCACGCGCCACGTCGCCGACACCACTTCGCGGCGCAACTTCCTCGGTCGCATCGGCTCGCTGATGGTGGCCGGCGCCGCCCTGCCGGTGCTGCTGCCGATCGACCGCACCGGCAAGGCCCTGGCCGCCGAAGCCCCGAAAGCTGGTGATCCGGGTGATCCCAACAGCTGCGACTACTGGCGCTACTGCTCCGTCGACGGCTTCCTGTGCAGCTGCTGCGGCGGCTCGGTAACCTCCTGCCCACCCGGCACCGAGGCCTCCCAGGTGACCTGGATCGGCACTTGCCGCAACCCGGCCGACAACAAGGACTACATCATTTCCTACAACGACTGCTGTGGTAAGCACAGCTGCGCCCAGTGCGCCTGTACCCGCAACGACAGCGAGGAACCGGCGTACCGTCCGTTCAACAACAACGACGTCAACTGGTGCCTGGCGGCCAAGTCGCACATCTACCACTGCACCGTTTCCATCATCCGCGGCGTCGCGATCTGA
- the mauD gene encoding methylamine dehydrogenase accessory protein MauD, with amino-acid sequence MEALIVSNVLLWCLLIALAFAVMGLVRQIGVLHGRLAPAGALMVDKGVAVNEPAPKVTAADRNGRPVNFGYAGEKAQLLFFLSPTCPICKSLLPAIKSIAKDQADRLDVIYVSDGDMDAQQALIAEHKLEDATYVVGPEVGMTYQIGKLPYAALIDKAGVLRSKGLVNSREHLDSLFEAEHLGSATLQQYLHNHSHSHGAHNH; translated from the coding sequence ATGGAAGCCCTTATCGTTTCCAACGTCCTGCTCTGGTGCCTCTTGATCGCCCTGGCCTTCGCCGTCATGGGCCTGGTGCGTCAGATTGGTGTACTCCACGGCCGCCTGGCCCCGGCCGGCGCGCTGATGGTCGACAAAGGCGTAGCCGTCAACGAACCCGCCCCGAAGGTCACCGCTGCCGACCGTAACGGCCGTCCGGTGAACTTCGGCTACGCCGGCGAGAAAGCCCAACTGCTGTTCTTCCTCTCGCCCACCTGCCCGATCTGCAAATCCCTGCTGCCGGCCATCAAGTCCATCGCCAAGGACCAGGCCGACCGTCTCGACGTGATCTACGTCAGCGACGGCGACATGGACGCCCAGCAAGCACTGATCGCCGAGCACAAGCTGGAAGACGCCACCTACGTGGTCGGCCCGGAAGTGGGCATGACCTACCAGATCGGCAAGCTCCCCTACGCTGCACTGATCGACAAGGCCGGCGTGCTGCGCTCCAAGGGCCTGGTGAACTCCCGCGAGCACCTGGACAGCCTGTTCGAGGCCGAGCACCTGGGCAGCGCGACCCTGCAGCAGTACCTGCACAACCACTCGCATTCCCATGGCGCACACAACCACTAA
- a CDS encoding MauE/DoxX family redox-associated membrane protein yields MQLDPIFIIAAALAVAVILASAATHKLRAPARFANQVEDYQLLPRGLVRPVARLVPFIEVALAFALLVPASRHAAALAAAALLAGYAGAIAINLWRGRRDIDCGCAGPEQAQPIRPVLLARNAVLVSLALVASIAPHSRELGAFDIFVVIASSAATLLLYAAADGLMANAPRLLKLIGR; encoded by the coding sequence ATGCAACTTGATCCCATATTCATCATCGCCGCCGCCCTCGCGGTCGCGGTGATCCTGGCCAGCGCGGCGACCCACAAGCTGCGTGCGCCAGCGCGCTTCGCCAACCAGGTGGAGGATTACCAGTTGCTGCCGCGCGGCCTGGTGCGCCCGGTGGCGCGGCTCGTGCCCTTCATCGAAGTGGCCTTGGCCTTCGCCCTGCTGGTGCCCGCCAGCCGTCACGCTGCAGCACTGGCCGCCGCCGCGCTGCTGGCCGGCTACGCCGGGGCCATCGCCATCAACCTGTGGCGCGGCCGCCGCGACATCGACTGCGGTTGCGCAGGCCCTGAACAGGCCCAGCCGATCCGCCCGGTGCTGCTGGCGCGCAACGCCGTATTGGTGAGCCTGGCGCTGGTCGCCAGCATCGCCCCCCACAGCCGCGAGCTGGGTGCATTCGACATCTTCGTCGTGATCGCCTCCAGCGCCGCGACCCTGCTCCTGTATGCCGCTGCGGATGGCCTGATGGCCAACGCTCCCCGTCTGCTCAAACTCATTGGAAGGTGA
- a CDS encoding amine dehydrogenase large subunit, whose product MRITRILAQSTLALGVSLIGLGNASAELPADQGIGQTTLPFPPEPHRAYIVDVEFESFVAGRVTVVDPEKKKMLGMVPTGFAAPSTLSRDGKTLFTADLFYSRGTRGTRTDVLTAWDTSTLSPSYEVLIPTKRAEALTQRYALGTSTDDRFVYVYNFTPSTSVTVVDVKAKAVAGEIAIPGCVLNYPVGKRSFASLCGDGSVQLVTLNDEGKEISRTHTAFFDPNAEKLVERAYAVGDIYYFVTTTGTVRGVDFSGKQPKVLEAWELVTDAAEKKAGWAPGGWQLITVAPKLNRLYVLMHDAHEAMKWEDPSPIVWVYDLKTHKRIGTLEAPNPIWSLHATSDDNPLLLGTNIAGGLEVFDLKSGKHTGTMERIQKTATQVLSH is encoded by the coding sequence ATGCGAATAACCAGGATCCTCGCCCAATCAACGCTGGCCCTGGGCGTCTCGCTCATCGGCCTCGGCAATGCCAGTGCCGAGCTGCCGGCCGATCAAGGCATCGGCCAGACCACCTTGCCCTTCCCACCGGAACCGCACCGCGCGTACATCGTCGACGTGGAGTTCGAGAGTTTCGTCGCCGGCCGCGTGACCGTGGTCGACCCCGAGAAGAAGAAAATGCTCGGCATGGTGCCCACCGGCTTCGCCGCGCCCTCTACCCTGAGCCGCGACGGCAAGACGCTGTTCACCGCCGACCTGTTCTACTCCCGTGGTACCCGCGGCACCCGCACCGACGTGCTGACCGCCTGGGACACCAGCACCCTGTCCCCCTCCTATGAAGTGCTGATCCCCACCAAGCGCGCCGAGGCCCTGACCCAGCGCTACGCCCTGGGCACCAGCACCGATGACCGCTTCGTCTACGTCTACAACTTCACCCCGTCCACCTCGGTGACCGTGGTCGACGTGAAGGCCAAGGCCGTAGCTGGCGAAATCGCCATCCCCGGTTGCGTGCTGAACTACCCGGTGGGCAAACGTTCCTTCGCCTCCCTGTGCGGCGACGGCAGCGTGCAACTGGTAACGCTGAACGACGAAGGCAAGGAAATCTCCCGTACCCACACCGCCTTCTTCGACCCCAACGCCGAAAAGCTGGTGGAACGCGCCTACGCCGTGGGCGACATCTACTACTTCGTCACCACCACCGGCACCGTGCGTGGCGTGGACTTCTCCGGCAAGCAGCCGAAGGTTCTCGAAGCCTGGGAACTGGTGACCGACGCCGCCGAGAAGAAGGCTGGCTGGGCGCCTGGCGGCTGGCAGCTGATCACCGTCGCGCCGAAGCTGAATCGTCTGTACGTGCTGATGCATGACGCCCATGAGGCGATGAAATGGGAAGACCCGAGCCCGATCGTCTGGGTCTACGACCTCAAGACCCACAAGCGCATCGGCACCCTGGAAGCGCCGAACCCGATCTGGAGCCTGCACGCCACCAGCGACGACAACCCCCTGCTGCTGGGCACCAACATCGCCGGCGGCCTGGAAGTATTCGACCTGAAGAGCGGCAAGCACACCGGCACCATGGAACGGATCCAGAAGACCGCGACCCAGGTCCTCAGCCACTGA